The Acetobacteroides hydrogenigenes genomic interval GTTTTGGCTGGTTATTCCGTTAAGCTTTTCGGCAGGAACGTACTGGGCAAATATCCTTTTCCTACGGAGTAGGTCCTTTAGCTCCTGAATCAGCTCGCCCTCAAGACCGTTTTTAATCATTACCTTATCCAGCTGCTTACCAGCATTTATAGCCTCTATCACAGGGCGAATTCCAAATATTGCATTTTGGTTGCTTGCGCTCATAGTTGTCGTATTTGGCGCAAAGATACAAAAACTCCCCATAGTACCCCGATAGGGTCGGCTCTACCACAGCGATTTCGCGGTTAAAAATACTGGCTCAGCATTTGGCCGAGGCTAGGAGCTTATAAAGAAAAGACGCTTCCCTTCTCTGTTCTTTTTTGCCTTTAAAAAAGAGCAGAACAGGTTACGCTTGCCGATGGTATGCCAACAAAAGCGCCCCCTCATGTCGCTCTGCGCTATCAATAAAGTACCCCCTAAGTACAAGAGCTAATTTTTACAGCCAAAAAGCTTTAATTCATCAATAAAATTTTATACATTTCGTTCGTTCTGAGAAAATAAAGTTTAAACAACGCTTAATAATTTTAAAACCATGAGTAGTATTTCAGAAACAGGCCACGCCAAAAACGTGGACAACTTGGGCAACCTCATAGCAGGTATCGCCACCTACGGAGCCAAGTACAATCCCGCCAACCCGCTAATTGTAGCCACAGCGCTTAAAGCAAAGGAGGCTTCGGCCCGTGCCTCCATCGACACCCTCAATACGGCCGCCATTCGGTACGCCAACGCCAGCAACAAGCGCGAAAGCACATTCATGCCGCTCAACTCGTTGGTAACCCGTGCGCTCAACGTTCTACGCTCGTCGGCATCGGCCGACAACACCGATGCCACCGTAGCCTCCATTGCCCGAAAGATAACCAGCACACGGACGGCCGCCAAGAAAGAGGCTACCGCCACAGCTGCAGATGTTAAGGTGGCCACCATATCGACATCGCAGCGCAGCTTCGACAGCCTAGCCGATAACTTCGACCGCTTTGTGGAGGCGCTCGCCAACATCGCCGAGTACAAGCCCAACGAGGAGGAGCTTAAGGTGGAAGCGCTCAAGGCCTTTGCCGCCGAGCTGCGCAGCTGCAACAACGAGTGCAATGCGGCCAGCTTTGCCCTCGACAGCGCCCGCGATGCCCGCAACGCCGAGCTCTACACGCCCAACACCGGACTGGTTGATGTTGCCCTTAGCGCAAAGACCTACGTGAAGGCCCTCTTTGGCGTTAACAGCACCGAGTACAAGCGCATTGCCTCGATAGAGTTCCGCAACAAAAAGCTTTAGCCCCTAAGCATAAGCTCCACCTCCAACCTAGCAAGGCTGAAGCATTCCATACCAACGGAGGTATCCATACAGGCTACCTCCGTTTTTTCCTGCAACGGCTCCGCCATCGGCCGCCATCGAACGATGGACCAACAATTGCAGAACCACCCGCTACAAAGGATCACTACCGATCAGCACAGCATCCTGCTCCCGCTACACAATGGGGCGGCGGTCGTGCACAATCGCTTGGTTGCTCAGCACAATGGCTTGGAGGTTTTACACAATGGCTCGGAGGCTGAGCACAACGGCTCGGAGGTTTTACACAATGGCTTGGAGGCTGAGCACAATCACTTGGTAGTTTTACACAATGGCTTGGAGGCTGAGCACAACGGCTTGGTAGTTCTACACAATGGCTCGGAGGCTGAGCACAACGGCTTGGTTGCCGGCACAAATAGCGGCTACCGCCTACGCGCAACCAGCAGCCCATAGCCCATCCGCTCCCCACCAAGCGCATCCACAAAAAAGCCCCCGGCCGCTGCCCGCGCATGCGTACAGCCAAGGCCGAAGGCTCGCTCTAGAGCGCTGCTCCAGCAGCAGCAATAGCTACTTCCTTATAATAATGATGTCTTCGCCAACAATGTCGGTTCCATCCAGCAGCTTTCCGGTAACGGATAGCTTCACAACGTCTCCTACGGCATTACCGGCCAGCAACGAGGCGATGTCCTGAAGGTTAAACTTGAGCGTTAGATCGGCATAGCCATCGGGGCCAAGCGTGTTGCAGGATGTTGCGCTAAGCTTCTTGCCAACATAAGGCAAGTATGGGGTCGAAACATCTTCGATGCTCCACCTAACGGGAACAGCAACCCCGTTGATCAGGATGGATGCAGGATCGATCTGGGTTACATCAAGCCCAGCCGAGCCGAGAATGGCCGCAGGCATAACCCCGTTGCCCGTTCGGTTGATTGGGTTTGGACATGAGGTTGGGTGAACGTCGAAGCCCACCTCTACGGCATTCTTAACGGTTATCTTAACGTGCTGCTTGCCGTAAACAACGCCATCGCCAACTAGGCAAACGTCAAACTCGTAAACGCCATCGGGAGTTCCGGCAGGTACGGTAATCGCGATGTCGAAGTCGTAGGTTAAAGGATCTTCACCAAGTACGATATCGGTATACGAGGCAGGGGTTACGCTGGTTAACCAGCCGGCATAACCGGGCGTGCAAACCTCTAAGGTCAGCTTATCAATCTTAGACACCTCGCTCTGAATGATACCGGCGATAAACGTTGCGATATCAGATCCACCGGGGATGGTACCATCGCTGTTTATTTGGAATGCATCGCCTCCTGTTTTGGCAGCGTATGCCTTCCACAAGTCGAGGTTACCGCCGCTATGCAGTACAATTAGGGTGATGTTTTGGGCGGCCATCTGGTCGAGCACAGGAAGAATGGCCAAATCGTCGGGAGTACCAGCAACGCCATCTCTACCCGGATCGGGACCGGTAGATCCGCTTCCGCCTAGAATACCAAATACGTTACAATCGTGAGGGATAGCATCGAGCCAGGCAACCACAATTTTCTTTGCCCCGCTTCGCCATCCTATTGATGCATCAGCAGTAGTCTCGTAAAGAACGCGGGTATAATCTTCTGGACCATCGTCGCCATATCCCAAGTTAAGGCCGCTGATAGCACCAGCAACAACCGTATTAGATGAAGTCAAGCTTTGATTAAGCGCGTAGGGGTAGTCGGGACCGCTTCCGTAAGATGCACTGTAGCCGCACCCCGAGAAGTAGCCCTTGTAGTCCATGTGCGAGATAACGCCAAACTTGGAGTCGGCAATTATCATCCGAATTTGGTTCATGATGTTAACGGAGTTAACCTTAACATTTTCGAGTTCGCCCCCCATACTTCCGGTTAAGTCGATGGTAAACATAACATCGCCAATTGGAGGAGCACCGGTTAGATGGGCTGTTTTCTTTTCGGTAACGCTTTGTCCGGTCTTAAGCGTTTTTTCTAGCGATGCAGGCTCAAGCCACGAAGAGCCCGAAGTTGCAGCTTTTAGCCTAGACTGAGGAGGGAATGATAGCAGCTGTACGGTAGCAGCGGGGATCTTGCCAAGCTGATCAGGAGAGGGATTGGAAGGCAGGTTAAGCAAACGAGCCTGGGTTGTCTGGTCAATTGGAGTTTCTTCATCGTACGCCTGGTTACATCCAGTAATCAGGAATAGAGCCATCGCCGTCATGGCTACGGCACCTAGTAGTAAACGGTTCCTTTTCATAGTACTTTAAGATTTGAGCTTGACACATAAAATGAAGTTGAATTACATGGACAATTCGAACCTAACCGAGAGAGGTCGGCGTGTCCACTTCGCCGCTCGCCCGTTTCCATTTAATTCGCAAAGCCAACAGAAACTTTTCCAAACAGTCAAAGAGCTCACTTCATTTACAACAAGGCTCAAGCATCATACCGAAGGCCGTTTTACCCTTAGTGGCACACCCTTTAAGTACGACGATAGCAGCTAAATGTTATTCAAGCAGTACGAAAGAAACCTTACAAGGCACAAAGAAGGCTAAAGCAAGCTTATGCCCCCCACCCCGCTGCTGCTGCCACGCACAAAAGCAACCGCAAAAAGACAGAAACCAAGCATAACGTAAAGCGCTAAAAGTAGCACCATGTGCTATCGCACGAATACGCCAACATCCAAGTTGGGTTAGCCCAAAGGAGGAATTGCAAACCCGCCTCAAAGCGCTACCTTTGCAGCATAATTATGTCTTTATGATGAAACACACCGAACTGGTTGATAAGTACGATGCCCAGGTTGATGCACTAGAGGTGCAATTTCGCGACAGAGGCTTAACCGAAGAGCAAACCGAGCCCTTCTTCTTCCAGCTGCGCACGCAAACCTTCTTCTTTGCCCGCCTCGACGACCTATCAATTGATGCAGCCGTTCAGGACGAGCTGTACGATCACTACAACCAGCGCCAAACCACCATCGAACGATGGATAGAGGACATGACCTACGCGCTCAAGTACGGCTACATACTCGAAGAGGCCGGATTGGAAGCGACAGAGGCCCCTCACGAAATAGCCTACCTAAAGGTAACGATGAACGATGACGACATTGCAGCAATCTACAACAACCTCACAGAAGCATTAGAAATGCTAATGCAAAGCACCGACAACGAAGTGCTTGCTGGTAAGCTCGAGCGCTTTAGGGAGCGAATGCTCTCCACCAACGACACCACCCGTGAGGCCATTATGCCCGTTCTTAAAAGGGTAGAGAAATTGATCGAAAAAGAGGACGAATAACCCATAAAAACAAGAGCCGCGTTTGAAACGCGGCTCTTGTTTTTTTATAGCCAAATAGAGATGAGCTTAAAACGCAGCTCTACGACACTACGATTTTACGATAACGATTTTATGTTATAATCGCCATAGATGTGCTTGCCGTTATTCTTGTACAGATTCTCGATGACATCCTTGTAGGCAGCCTCCACCTTTCCACGAACAATCTTCATGGTGCTATTCATCATTCCATTTTGCTCGGTAAACCCTTCGGGAAGAATGGCAAACGTAGCAGGCAACCAGCGTTCGGGAAACATTCCGGCAAGGTGTCCACCCTTACGGAACTGAGCAATCTCCTTATTTAGCTCCTCAATAGCATGCTTCTTACCCTCTACGGTATCCCACCCCTGATGATGGTGCTGATGAGCATTGGCATAACGCTTCATAGCCTCCTTATTTGGAACAATCAGCGCAATAGTGTAGGCATTTTGAGAGTTGTATAGGATTACCTGATCGATCATCTTACAGTGGGCTACAAGCGCCTCCTCTATTCCTTCAGGACTATACTTTTCGCCATCCGAACCTATCAGCAAGCTCTTAAAACGCCCCATAACGTATAGAAATCCATCCTTATCCATGTAGCCCATATCGCCAGTATGCAGCCACCCGTCAATAACGGTTTCGGCAGTAGCCTTTTCGTTACGCCAGTAGCCATGCATCACATTTCCTCCTTTAATAACAATCTCGCCCTTCTCCCCTACGGGCAAAGCGTTACCGCTATCGTCCATAATCTTTAGTTCCATTGGCCTTACAAGGAAACCTGAAGAGCCCAGCTTATGCTTTTTTGCAGCATTAGAAGATATAATAGGAGTTGCCTCCGATAAGCCGTACCCCTGATACATAGGGATACCAATAGCGTAGTAGAATCGTTGAAGTTCGATATCGAGCAGCGCTCCTCCTCCAATAAAGAAGTCGAGTTCACCGCCAAAAACATCGCGGAGCTTCGTAAAGATAATCCTATCGAAAAGCGACACCAATGGCTTAAGCATGAAGCTTAGCCCTGTACCCTTGTTAAAACCTTCCTTATTGTAGGCGTAGGCAACCTTTAATCCTGCATTAAACAGCATCTCGGTTACTTTTCCCTTTGCCCTTATACCGTTTTCAATATTCTTCTTGAAGTTTTTAGCCAAAGCAGGTACGCTCAGCAGCAAGTTTGGCTTAAACTCCTTAATATTTATAGGGATATTCTTGAGCGTCTCCATTGGCGTACGCCCCACCTGAACCGTTCCTATGCTAGCTCCACAAGCCATAAAGCTGTACATCCCGGCCACATGTGCAAAGCAATGATCAAGAGGAAGAATAAGCAGCGTTTTGTAGCCAACAGGAATATCCATGAGCGAAAGAGCCTGCTCTACGTTAGAAGAGTAGTTACTGTGCGTAAGAACAATACCTTTAGGATCGGCAGTAGTCCCCGATGTATAGGTTATATTGGCAAAGCTCGTTGGTTTAACCGAAGCGATACGTTCGTTGAGCAGCTCGCAATTAGCAGCATCTGACAAGAATTCATCGCCCAACCTTTTAACATCATCCCACAGAATTTCATTTTCGGCAAGATCGTTAATAGTACCAGCAACAATCACCTTCTGTACGTTGGGTAGATTTCCAACAATCTTTCTGATTTTGGGCAGCTGATTTCCAGAAACAACAATAAATCTAGACTCCGAATGCACCAACCGGAACATAAGATCGCTAGCTTCCTCCAGCTTTATCGAAAGAGGAACATCTACAGCTGCGGCATAAAAAATCCCAAGTTCCGATATCATCCAGGCATTGCACCCCTCTGCAAGGATCGCAACCTTATCCTCTTTTTCAACTCCAATAGCAATAAGTCCAGCAGCAAAACTTCTAACCAGTTCCTTAGTTTGCGAGTACGAAGTAGGCTTAAAGGCCCCGTTTGTTTTTTCCCAGAGATATGGAAGGTCAGGATATTTCCGTACGCTTTCTTCAAAAAGATCAATAATTGTCTTCATATGCAGTTACATGCGATGTTAATTGTGCTAATTGCAAGCATTCCATTAATGCGACGCCAAAAGTAATTGGTAAAAATAATTTTAATTTGCATTTTTAGCTATCCTTAGAAATAAAAAGAAGCGTATCAAACCGCATCTTTAAACTACTGATCAACAATGCGACTAAAACCTTTACTATATATAACAGTAGGCTTCCTAGTGCTTGCCATTTGCGGAGCTATCTTAAAATACACACTTTTTCTCCCTATAGGGAGCACCATCTTTAACTTTGGCATGTCCTGCACTCAAGTGCTCGGACTGATACTTATAGTTATTAATGGCACGCTCGTAACCAACAGTAAAATGGTTCGGCAAATGGGGCTCCTTGCCCTGCTTCCTCTAGCGGGCTACTTTATACAATGGTATAGCAACTCGATTGGGACATCGTTGCAGCTGCTAGGCCTTCTACTCATCCTTGCAGTCTATGCCAAAACGTTCCTCTCGAAACCAACAAAAGAGGTACTCGACTACCTAAAATTGATATGGATTTCATCAAAAGTTACTACATCATTTCTCATGGTAACCCTATTTAGCGCAGCTGCCATTGTTGGCCAAATAGCCAACATCCTATTCTACACCATGCTTATCTACTTTATTTGGATTTCTTTATCCGAAAAAACTTCAGAGGATACTCCAAACAACGAGCAAGAGGCAATAAGCTAACACCCGCGCGCACTCCCTTGTGGCAATTTCTTTTAAGGCAAATTATGAAGGTATTGCATGGCAACACCTCAATTAAATGGGCATTCCCCTTTCTACAAGGTAAAAATCAAATATATTTGTAGGTTCAAAGTGTAAATGTTAAAAGAGTATGATAAAAATTACCTTTCCTGACAACACTGTCAAGGAATATCCTGTTGGAAGTACCAGCTTGGATATAGCAAAATCGATCAGCCCACGCTTGGCTCAAGATGTACTAGCGGCAACCGTTAATGGACAAGTTTGGGATCTGACGCGCCCAATAACGACCGACTCTACATTGAAGCTTCACAAGTGGGATGATGCTGAAGGTAAACATGCCTTTTGGCATTCATCGGCACACCTTATGGCCGAAGCACTCGAGGCCATTTACCCAGGCATCAAACTAGCCATTGGACCTAGCATCGAGAACGGCTTCTACTACGATGTTGACCTTGAAGGACATCAAATCATTGAGGCTGAACTAGCGAAGATCGAAGAGAAAATGCTCGAGTTGGCCAGAACCAAATCGCCATTCGTGCGCACCGAAGTTTCGAAAGACGAAGCACTAAAAACATATACCGAAAAGGGCGACCCTTACAAGGTTGAACTTATTCAGGATCTTACCGATGGAACGATCACGTTCTACACTCAAGGTAATTTTACCGACCTTTGCCGTGGACCACACCTTCCCGACACAAGCTCAATTAAGGCCGTAAAGCTTACCAATATTGCAGGAGCCTACTGGCGCGGAAACGAGAAGAACAAGATGCTTACCCGCATCTACGGCATCACCTTCCCTCAAAAGAAGCTGCTTGACGAGTATCTAGTAATGCTCGAAGAGGCTAAGAAGCGCGACCACCGTAAGCTTGGTAAAGAGTTAGAACTATTTACCTTCTCGCAACGCGTGGGCCAAGGGTTACCTCTATGGCTTCCAAAGGGTGCAGAGCTACGCTCTCGTCTTGAGGACTTCCTTAAAAAAATACAGAAAAAGTATGGTTACCAGCAGGTAATCACCCCACATATCGGACAAAAGGATCTTTACGTAACCTCAGGACACTACGCTAAGTATGGCAAGGACTCGTTCCAGCCTATTCACACTCCCGATGAGACTGAAGAATTCCTACTTAAGCCAATGAACTGTCCTCACCACTGTGAAATTTACAAGGCTAAACCACGTTCGTACAAGGATCTTCCTCTACGCTTGGCTGAGTTTGGAACCGTTTACCGCTACGAGCAAAGCGGCGAACTTCATGGATTGACAAGGGTAAGAGGCTTTACCCAAGACGACGCTCACCTTTTCTGCCGTCCCGACCAGCTGAAGGATGAGTTTATGAAGGTTATCGACATCGTACTTTACATCTTCAAAACCCTTGACTTTAAAGATTACACTGCTCAAATTTCGCTTCGCGACAAGGTAAACCGCGAGAAGTATATCGGAACGGAAGAGAACTGGGAAAAGGCAGAACAAGCCATTATTGAAGCAGCCGCAGAAAAAGGGCTTAATACTGTAGTAGAATATGGTGAGGCTGCTTTCTACGGCCCAAAACTCGACTTCATGGTTAAGGATGCTATTGGCCGCAAGTGGCAGCTAGGAACCATTCAGGTAGACTACAACCTTCCTGAGCGTTTCGACCTCGAGTATATTGGAAGCGATGATAAGCGCCACCGCCCAATCATGATTCATCGTGCACCATTTGGTTCGATGGAACGTTTTGTGGCAGTATTACTTGAACATACTAGCGGAAAATTCCCTCTTTGGCTTACCCCAGAGCAGGTGGTAATACTTCCAATCAGCGAAAAGTATAACGAATACGCGGAAAATGTTTTAAATTTGCTGAATAATTCCGATATTCGTGCCGTTTTAGACGACCGTAACGAAAAGATTGGCAAGAAGATTCGCGACAACGAGTTGAAAAGAATCCCATACCTTTTGGTCGTGGGAGAAAAAGAAGCAGAAACCCAAACCGTTGCAGTACGCAAGCAAGGCGAAGGCGACAAGGGTTCTATGACAATCGAACAATTCGCATCGCTTATTAAAGCGGAAGTTGAGAATCAAATTGCCGGTTAATTAAGAACCAATAATAGGAGATTAAACTATTAGCGCACTACAAAGACCAGGAAAAGTCCCCTTCAAGTCACAAGGCAAAGATAAAGAAGAGGGCCACAAGATCAACGAAGCGATTACTGCAAGGCAGGTTCGTCTCGTTGGCGACAACATTGAAAATCCAGGGGTCTTCTCTATAGCCGACGCTCGCAAATTGGCTAACGAGTTAGATCTTGATTTGGTTGAGATTTCGCCTAACGCAGATCCACCGGTGTGTCGCATTATCGACTACCAAAAGTTTTTGTACCAACAAAAGAAAAAACAGAAGGAGATCAAGGCAAAAGCAGCCAAGGTTGTTGTTAAAGAAATCCGATTCGGTCCAAACACCGATGACCACGACTTTAACTTTAAACTTAAGCATGCCGAAAACTTCCTAAAGGAAGGCTCGAAGGTTAAAGCTTTTGTATTCTTCAAAGGACGCTCTATCCTGTTCAAGGAACAGGGTGAAATTTTACTCCTTCGTTTTGCGCAAGAATTGGAAGAGGTTGGCAAAGTTGAGCAAATGCCAAAGCTCGAAGGTAAGCGTATGATTATGTTTATCGCTCCTAAGGTTGCCAAGAAAAAGTAATTAGTTTTAACCCTTAAATAGTTAGTTCTCATGCCAAAGATGAAAACAAACGCTGGTGCTAAGAAGAGATTTCAACTCACCGGCACCGGAAAAATCAAAAGAAAGCACGCTTTCAAACGTCACATCCTTACCAAGAAGGACACTAAGCGTAAGCGCAATCTTACACACATCGGTTTGGTTCACCCAGCTGATATGAACAACATCAAGCTTCTGCTTGTACTTTAATTGTAAGATTTTTTATTAACAAACCGAATGAATTAGCACCTAAAGTGTCGTTGAATCGGCCGCTATCAATTCGTAAACATTTACTACTATGCCAAGATCAGTCAATTCAGTAGCTTCAAGAGCTAGAAGAAAGAAAATCTTAAAGCGTACCAAAGGTCAATTTGGTGCAAGAAAAAATGTTTGGACAGTTGCGAAAAACTCGTGGGAAAAGGGTCAAACCTATGCATACCGCGACCGTAAGGCTAAAAAACGCAGCTTCCGCGCACTTTGGATCGTGAGAATTAACGCAGCAGCTCGTATGCACGGATTCAGCTACTCTGAGTTCATGGGCAAAATTAAGAAGAGCGGTGTTGCTCTAAACCGTAAGGTTTTAGCAGACCTAGCTCTAAATCACCCAACTGCTTTCGATGCTATCGTTGCAACATTGAAGTAGAGTTAAAACTAAGATAGGAGAAGGAGGCTTAATAGCCTCCTTTCTCTTTTTAGGCCTTGTAAATTATCGTAATAATAAAGATGGATTTAGCTATTGTATCCAAAACTAAGCGCCAGTTTAGTATATTTGAGCAATAATAATATTCGCATTGCGTTAACAGTTATATCAACAAAGAAACCATGAGAATCGCTCTTGTCGGATACGGAAAGATGGGCAAGGAAATCGAGAAAATTGCCAAAGAAAGAGGTCATTGTATTTCTATTATCATAGATCAGGACAATTCGGAGGATATGAACTCCACCTCTTTTAAACAGGCCGATGTTGCAATCGAATTTACCAATCCATACTCCGCGCTCAACAATATTAATTGCTGTATCAACTCAGGGGTTCCTGTCGTTTGTGGATCCACAGGGTGGCTAGATCATCTCCCCGAAATATCGGAATACGTAAAAGCCCAAAACGGAGCGCTTTTCTATGCTTCAAACTTTAGCCTAGGCGTGAACATTTTTTTCAAAGTAAACCAACATCTAGCCTCAATAATGTCGAAGTTTAACGACTACTCCGTAGAAGTTGAAGAGTGGCATCACAACCAAAAGTTGGACTCACCTAGCGGAACTGCAATTACAGCCGCCGAAGGTATACTAGAAAGCTACACTAACAAAAACGGCTGGATAAACCAATCGGTAAACGACAGCAACAAGCTAGGCATTATTTCGATCCGAAAAGGAGAAATACCAGGTACGCACACGGTGACCTACGATTCTCCTGTTGATAAAATAGTACTAACCCACGAAGCAAAGAGTCGTGAAGGTTTTGCCCTAGGAGCAGTTCTTGCCGCAGAATTCTTAGCTGGCAAAACTGGTGTATATACTATGAGCGATCTACTTGCCTTATAAGAGAAACAACACAAATCACCCATTATATGAAGAAAATAAAAGAATTTTTCTCGAACAAATGGTTTAAATTTGGATACATCACCACAGCCTATCTCCTTTTTACTATTTGGCTAAAAAACCCTTGGCTCATACTAGGCGTTATTGTTATCTACGATATGTATATTTCTAAAAAGGTTAACTGGACCTTTTGGAAGCCTAGAAATTACAAGCAAAGTGGGAAAAGAAATGCCCTAATAGAATGGA includes:
- the rpmI gene encoding 50S ribosomal protein L35 gives rise to the protein MPKMKTNAGAKKRFQLTGTGKIKRKHAFKRHILTKKDTKRKRNLTHIGLVHPADMNNIKLLLVL
- a CDS encoding AMP-dependent synthetase/ligase; the protein is MKTIIDLFEESVRKYPDLPYLWEKTNGAFKPTSYSQTKELVRSFAAGLIAIGVEKEDKVAILAEGCNAWMISELGIFYAAAVDVPLSIKLEEASDLMFRLVHSESRFIVVSGNQLPKIRKIVGNLPNVQKVIVAGTINDLAENEILWDDVKRLGDEFLSDAANCELLNERIASVKPTSFANITYTSGTTADPKGIVLTHSNYSSNVEQALSLMDIPVGYKTLLILPLDHCFAHVAGMYSFMACGASIGTVQVGRTPMETLKNIPINIKEFKPNLLLSVPALAKNFKKNIENGIRAKGKVTEMLFNAGLKVAYAYNKEGFNKGTGLSFMLKPLVSLFDRIIFTKLRDVFGGELDFFIGGGALLDIELQRFYYAIGIPMYQGYGLSEATPIISSNAAKKHKLGSSGFLVRPMELKIMDDSGNALPVGEKGEIVIKGGNVMHGYWRNEKATAETVIDGWLHTGDMGYMDKDGFLYVMGRFKSLLIGSDGEKYSPEGIEEALVAHCKMIDQVILYNSQNAYTIALIVPNKEAMKRYANAHQHHHQGWDTVEGKKHAIEELNKEIAQFRKGGHLAGMFPERWLPATFAILPEGFTEQNGMMNSTMKIVRGKVEAAYKDVIENLYKNNGKHIYGDYNIKSLS
- the infC gene encoding translation initiation factor IF-3, with protein sequence MSALQRPGKVPFKSQGKDKEEGHKINEAITARQVRLVGDNIENPGVFSIADARKLANELDLDLVEISPNADPPVCRIIDYQKFLYQQKKKQKEIKAKAAKVVVKEIRFGPNTDDHDFNFKLKHAENFLKEGSKVKAFVFFKGRSILFKEQGEILLLRFAQELEEVGKVEQMPKLEGKRMIMFIAPKVAKKK
- the dapB gene encoding 4-hydroxy-tetrahydrodipicolinate reductase: MRIALVGYGKMGKEIEKIAKERGHCISIIIDQDNSEDMNSTSFKQADVAIEFTNPYSALNNINCCINSGVPVVCGSTGWLDHLPEISEYVKAQNGALFYASNFSLGVNIFFKVNQHLASIMSKFNDYSVEVEEWHHNQKLDSPSGTAITAAEGILESYTNKNGWINQSVNDSNKLGIISIRKGEIPGTHTVTYDSPVDKIVLTHEAKSREGFALGAVLAAEFLAGKTGVYTMSDLLAL
- the thrS gene encoding threonine--tRNA ligase is translated as MIKITFPDNTVKEYPVGSTSLDIAKSISPRLAQDVLAATVNGQVWDLTRPITTDSTLKLHKWDDAEGKHAFWHSSAHLMAEALEAIYPGIKLAIGPSIENGFYYDVDLEGHQIIEAELAKIEEKMLELARTKSPFVRTEVSKDEALKTYTEKGDPYKVELIQDLTDGTITFYTQGNFTDLCRGPHLPDTSSIKAVKLTNIAGAYWRGNEKNKMLTRIYGITFPQKKLLDEYLVMLEEAKKRDHRKLGKELELFTFSQRVGQGLPLWLPKGAELRSRLEDFLKKIQKKYGYQQVITPHIGQKDLYVTSGHYAKYGKDSFQPIHTPDETEEFLLKPMNCPHHCEIYKAKPRSYKDLPLRLAEFGTVYRYEQSGELHGLTRVRGFTQDDAHLFCRPDQLKDEFMKVIDIVLYIFKTLDFKDYTAQISLRDKVNREKYIGTEENWEKAEQAIIEAAAEKGLNTVVEYGEAAFYGPKLDFMVKDAIGRKWQLGTIQVDYNLPERFDLEYIGSDDKRHRPIMIHRAPFGSMERFVAVLLEHTSGKFPLWLTPEQVVILPISEKYNEYAENVLNLLNNSDIRAVLDDRNEKIGKKIRDNELKRIPYLLVVGEKEAETQTVAVRKQGEGDKGSMTIEQFASLIKAEVENQIAG
- the rplT gene encoding 50S ribosomal protein L20, which encodes MPRSVNSVASRARRKKILKRTKGQFGARKNVWTVAKNSWEKGQTYAYRDRKAKKRSFRALWIVRINAAARMHGFSYSEFMGKIKKSGVALNRKVLADLALNHPTAFDAIVATLK